A region of the Lycium barbarum isolate Lr01 chromosome 1, ASM1917538v2, whole genome shotgun sequence genome:
TAGGGTCTTAGGGATTACAGTGTTAATACTTAGTATTGGGATTTTTACGGATTTGGCTATTGGATTTTCGGATTTGGGCTGGACTTGAAATGTTTTTACAATGGGCCTTTAACCCTTTACTCCTTTAGGGTGTACagtattggtattaatttcggtattcggtatttaccgaattaccgaacggtataattgtaaataccgaaaccgaaatactaaattttatatttcagtaccgaataccgaaccgaaAATCGAAATAGCCGGTTcagttcggtaattcggttttcagtattttatgcccagccctaattATGTCCATCCAAATTctgtcttaaggcagaattttgcaaatctagCCATACAAGACAGAAATTTGCAAAATCTGACCATGTGCAAATTCTGCCTGTAAggcccaaattctgccttaaaTTCTCCCCGAAGGACAAaggttaaagaccaccccagcgaaggacaatcctgcaaattgccctaatGCGGAGATAAATTTCCATTTCTATTTGCTTTAATGCAAAGATAAATTTCCATTTCTTTTTCCACGCAACTCGCAGAAATGcctttattttggggtggtctttcaTTTTTGCCTAACAAATtagtagtctttaatttttacccttcgcctaatactATGAGGTTTGGAGATCAAATCCcgacttagtaaaaaaaaaattgtaagcaAAGTTtagtagcaaagttaggcctattcaggcAAAAATTAGGCCTCAGAaagaattttgaatgcaaaactctgcAAGTTTTGCAAGCCCAAATTAGGCCTCAAACATAATTTTGCAAGCCAAAGTTAAGCCTCAGGCATAATTTTGCAAGCCATCAGGCATAATTGCAGGCGGAGTTTTGCAAGTCAAAGTTAGGCCTCAAACATAATTTTGCAAGCCAAAGTTAAACCTCAGGCATAGTTTTGCAAACCATCAGGCATAATTTGTCTGTAAACTCTCCCAGCAGGCAGATTTTACAAGCCAAAGTTATGCCTGAAGTATAGTTTTGCAAGCCATCAAACATAGTTTGCCTTCAAACTCTGCCCTTCAAGTATAAGGGAAACTATGCCCGATACAAACTCTGCCTAGCGAATCTAAACCTCTACCTTgcaaatttttatttttgtttgagCGCGATTCAAACCAACCCGGACAAAAACTaaaaatttcaaatttgaggtacaaaaattaaggaccagtgcttttgaagggaTAGGAGCAAGGTCATTATGGCCATATGAAGAATAAAAAAGCCCAAATCGATGCTCTGCGCGAGCAGATTTCATTACCCTCAGAGAAAATTATATCTTCAtgattttatataaatatatattctgTCTTGATTAAATAGTTTGGCACAAACAAAAAAAACATTCAAGTGTTGGCTTAAACTAAGAACAACAAAAAGTCTCAAATGAAGAAGTAAAAACTTCTAAACAAGCGCAAGTAAAATAGACAGCTCTCAATAAAATTGGATTGGGAAAGTTACAGTTGAGATACTTTGAGAAAACTGAGAGTCAGCTACGTACAATAGACTCATATTCTAGTACGAAGTCACCTCCTAACATGCAAAGATAAAAAACAATCGACCGCTATTTCAAGAGAACCAAGAGATACAAACAATACCATGTAATACAGAAGTACTAGCCTAACAAGTGAACACCAACTATATCCTCCCATTGCTACATTAGGCGAAAATGTAAAATGAGATGCACATCCTCATCCATATTTAGTTCTATGCACCTTTTAGTGGACACGTAGTTAAACTGTGTAAAAACTAAAATCTAGGGTGAATGCAACAGGAGAATCTAAAACACCTTAACTTTCTTTACTGATAAACGGAAGACCAACTTGATCTTCAAGAATGGATTGGAGAAAAAAAACTTGGGGGAATATAATGAGAAACAGAGCAAGTTTAACTCATAGCTTAAATTtgattctcaaaaagaagaaaaggaaaagcaATAGCCACTCTCATCAGATCATGAACACCTGAAGCTTCAACTTAATCCGCAAGAGTCCCAAGTCCCATGTAGGTTTTAGCATCAAATGACTCCACATTCTTTCTATTCCTAACCAATCAAATAAAACATGTCCTACTCTCCGCTACTTCCTCTAGTCTACATGGTCAGTCTCTTCCTACCAATCCAAAGCATGGTCAGTCACTTCCTTGCAATCCAAAAAACCTTAAAATTTCACGTACAGAGCCACTATAACTATGGCTAGGACACATTCTCAACCCAACATTACTCCATCTATTTGATTCTTCCCACAATAAGCTGTAACTCCCTATACATTGAACACATTCTCTTAGGAAAATCCCAACACTGCAAACCAACTCTACACGTTGCAACAAATGAGCAGAGCAAGAAATGAGGTATCCAATTCTAGTTTCGTGTTTGACCTGTTACGCACATATCACCAGGCACCTGAACACTAAAATCACATTTCCAACATCTTGAACTACTTAAAGCCCCATTCCTCTAAATTAACACCACTTAGACACCATGTTAATAAAacaataccaaaactcttttatAATCCACAGAAATTCTTACAAAGTTGGAAACATCAATTTGACAAAGGAAAACACATTCTCATAATATTAGTCTTATGGTTAAAAATGAGCCTGGGCCAAAGAGACAACCAAATCAGGATAGAGCTACCTCATACCTAATGAACTTAAAAAACAGAACACGTAAACACTAGCAAGAGCAATATCATTAACACAAACTAAGCACAATTATCATTCACAAATAGCATGAAACAGATTATAAACCTAGCAGTACCAAATGCATTCAAAGGACAAGCAAAATAATATAGTACCAATTTCTATCAATTGGTGCTTTAGCGGGCAAGATCTCATTAaacttcaaaatatcaaaagtaTTTCATcaaacaagtaataataatccCAAGTTCAAATCTCCATTAAACTAATCAAAAACATTAACTTCAACAAAAAAAACACCTAAGCAGTAAGAACAACAGCACCACCAGCTTCTTTAATCTTCTTCTCAGCGTTCTTACTCACCAACTTAGCTTTCACAACAACAGGCTGTCCTGTAGGCAAAACACCTTTACCCAAAACCTTAAAATACCCAAACTGTGTAACATCAATCAAAGGAGCAGCACCACCTTTATTAGCTTGCACCTTGTCTTTCacttcttgtggaagaagtgacCATAGTTTGTCGATATTGACAGTTGGGCAGTAAAATTTGTTACGTAATTTGTGGAAATAACGCATACCAACTTTGCCGAAATAACCAGGATGATACTTGTCGAAAAGGATACGATGATGATGCATACCACCAGCGTTACCACGACCACCTGGATGTTTTCTGTGTTTGCCAATACGACCATGTCCGGCGCTGACGTGTCCACGCTTCTTCCGgtttttcttgaatcttgttGTCATTTTGAGGTTGTGGCGGCGAAATGGGGGAAGGGGAAAAGGGAAGAAGGGTAGTGAAGGGATGGTGTGGTTAGGGTTTGAAGATATTTATAGATGGATGATTGGGTTGGGTTGGGCCACAGATGAAGACATTAGGGTTTTGTGAGATTTTTTGGTGGTTAGATATGGTCTTGGGCCTTTTATCCAGCAGATGACTCattgtttctctttttttttttttttttttccaaccatTGTATTTTTTCggaaaaaatattaagttctggTTAATACTATTCAGGCCGAATGACTCTATAAATTTACGTCGAAATTATAGAataatacaaaatatatatatatatatatatatatatatatatatatatatatatatatatatgatatttcaAATATAGACACTTTTT
Encoded here:
- the LOC132601663 gene encoding large ribosomal subunit protein uL15x-like, with protein sequence MTTRFKKNRKKRGHVSAGHGRIGKHRKHPGGRGNAGGMHHHRILFDKYHPGYFGKVGMRYFHKLRNKFYCPTVNIDKLWSLLPQEVKDKVQANKGGAAPLIDVTQFGYFKVLGKGVLPTGQPVVVKAKLVSKNAEKKIKEAGGAVVLTA